Proteins encoded together in one Vigna angularis cultivar LongXiaoDou No.4 chromosome 5, ASM1680809v1, whole genome shotgun sequence window:
- the LOC128196688 gene encoding uncharacterized protein LOC128196688 translates to MTSSNMSLEVIVSVRTTNLESHYILDVYENEIMHRMTKYDGHQPNLNKDVAVSSSLVESLNPHFNVSAANFAISPDNASFSFASFHSCIFNHAYFHLSVQPHFIFIHCLASSLFSLESASQPSTGSFEGVQVEPASLFWSSPWRLFHEARWSMLPEINAMWLLANNLKGKMQCGEVVITVMESNDNINPR, encoded by the exons ATGACATCATCAAATATGTCTTTGGAGGTGATAGTGTCCGTGAGAACAACTAATCTAGAATCTCATTACATTCTAgatgtttatgaaaatgagataatGCACAGAATGACAAAATACGATGGACACCAACCTAATCTTAACAAAGATGTTGCAGTTTCATCTAGCTTGGTTGAATCTTTGAATCCACATTTCAATGTTTCGGCTGCTAATTTTGCAATTTCTCCTGACAATGCAAG CTTCTCGTTCGCAAGTTTTCATTCGTGCATCTTCAACCATGCGTATTTTCACCTCTCTGTTCAACcacatttcattttcattcactGCCTCGCgtcttctttgttttctctcGAGAGCGCCTCTCAACCATCCACAG GAAGCTTCGAAGGAGTTCAAGTCGAGCCCGCGTCGCTCTTTTGGTCATCTCCTTGGAGGCTCTTCCATGAAGCACGATGGAGCATGCTACCAGAGATAA ATGCAATGTGGTTATTGGCCAATAACCTTAAAGGGAAAATGCAATGTGGTGAAGTTGTTATCACGGTGATGGAGTCCAACGACAATATCAATCCAAGATGA